The sequence CCACCAGACGCGGAACGCCGATCAGGCGCGCGCCCTTGCCGATAATTCCCTGCGTGGCCGTGACCTTTTGGAGGTAGGCCTCCAAGAGCCTGCCGTAGCCGGCCAAAAACTGCTTGTCCCCGCGGGAAGATGCCAGGGCTGCGGCCTGATCCACGGTAATCTCCGTAAACACACGCACCTCACGCCCCCCGGTCTCGATAGCAAAAGAAATTTCCGTGCCGTTGCCGAAACTTGTCTCGCCTTGCACGGCCACAATGCCGGAATCCATAACCACTGCATTGTCTTCCACAATGTAGTTGGCCAAAAGCGTTACGCCGCTCACAAGAACATTGTTCCCGATCGTGGAATCAATCACGCGGCTGCCGATAATACCGGCCGGGATCTGAATCCCGCCCTTGAGCTCAATCTTGCCGGAGAGATTCCCGATCTTAACCTCTCCGCCAAAGTAGGTATTCTTGACCCACTCCGGCTTAAATCCGTGGACCACCTGAATCTTGGACCAATCCTCCGCGGCATTTCCCTGAGCCTCGAGCTGGGCGATCTGGTCCTTGCTCACTGCCTTCCAAGAACCGGCGCGCTTGGCGTTAAGCGCTGCGGAAAGCTCCGAGGCCTCCATCGTCTTCTTGATTGAATCAAGAATCGCTTTCGTGTCTTTCGCTGCCATTTTTCATCTCCGTTGCCGGTGCTGAGCACCAGCGAAAAAAGGGACGGCTCGTACGAAGTCTCAGGGGACACATCTCTTTCGGAGATGTGTCCCCCAATATCCTTACAGAACCGTCCCTGTTAAACGTCTTAGACCTTTGCAACAGGACGAGTCAAGATACTGCGCTCAGAAGGATATTTCCTGGTGAGCTTAGAAGCTGCGGCCTTGTCCGTAATGATGAGCGCATCGCGGTGCAACTGCACAACCGTTGCAGGAACATTGGCCGTGATCGGACCTTCGATCGTATCCAGAATGGCCTTCGCCTTGTTTTCCTTGTTGGCCAAAAGCACCAGCGTCTTGGCATCCATGATCGTGCCGATACCCATGGTGATCGCGTACCGGGGCACTTCATCAATGCTCTTAAAGAAGCGCGCGTTGTCTGAGATCGTCCCCTCATCCAGCGTCTTGACACGGGTGCGGGAACCCAGGGAAGACCCGGGCTCATTGAAGGCGATGTGACCGTTACCGCCGATGCCGAGCAACTGGATATCAATCCCGCCGGCCTTCTTGATCTGCTCCTCGTACCAAGCGCACCAGGCCGGAATATCATCCGCCATGCCATCCGGCACATGGGTGTTCTTCTTGTCCACATTGATGTGATTAAAGAGCTGCTCGTTCATGAAGTAGCGGTAGCTCTGATCGTGCTCCGGCGGAAGGCCCACGTACTCATCCAAGTTGAACGTGGTCACCTTAGAGAAGTCCAGCCCCTCCTCCTTGTGCATGCGAATGAGCTCCTTGTAGGTGCCCACCGGCGTGCTGCCCGTGGCCAGGCCCAGAACCGCGTTCGGCTTGTTGCGAACCACGTCTGCGATGATCTCGGCCGCGAGCTTGCTCATACTCTCATAATCTGACTTGACAATGACTTCCATTTTGATCCTTCCTCCTGTTGTGTAAGGGGTTACGAACCTTTAGGGGGGCTCAGACTTATAAATCGGAATCCCCAAGATAGCACACCCGCGCGTATATTGTCAAGCGGTGAGCAGAATGCGCAGGGACGGTTCTTACAGCCCGGCAAGCTCCGCAAACAGTAAGAACCGTCCCTGAATCTGGGTCACTCCAGCTTCAGATCATCCACATAAATCGTGCCTGCCCCGGCGCCTGTGTCAAAGACAAAGGCCACCGAAGAAAGCTTGGCCCGGTCGACAAAAAAGTAGTCCAGAGGCACGTTGGCCTGCTGCCATTCGGTGGTCACCTTTCCGCCGGAAAGGTATTTCCCGATTGGCTCGGATTTAACCGAATCCCCCACCTCGTCCCAATGCCGGTCAGCCACGCCCATGAGAAAGACCTCGCCGCCTTCCTCTCCGCGCACCCAAAAACTGATCTTGCTGTATTGGGAAGCAT is a genomic window of Candidatus Omnitrophota bacterium containing:
- the nagB gene encoding glucosamine-6-phosphate deaminase, with the protein product MEVIVKSDYESMSKLAAEIIADVVRNKPNAVLGLATGSTPVGTYKELIRMHKEEGLDFSKVTTFNLDEYVGLPPEHDQSYRYFMNEQLFNHINVDKKNTHVPDGMADDIPAWCAWYEEQIKKAGGIDIQLLGIGGNGHIAFNEPGSSLGSRTRVKTLDEGTISDNARFFKSIDEVPRYAITMGIGTIMDAKTLVLLANKENKAKAILDTIEGPITANVPATVVQLHRDALIITDKAAASKLTRKYPSERSILTRPVAKV